The Aestuariibius sp. HNIBRBA575 nucleotide sequence GTCTCTTGCCACCCGCTAAGGGCGCACTGGAAACCGCCCACCTTCTTGGGTGATCACCACCAATCGGTCCCCTGATTTCACGTATAGATCACACCGCGACAGCCCATTTTCATAGGTAACGCACACCACGCCGTCATCTGACAATTGATAGGTCCCAAACGACGTTGCCCCACCATTGATATCCGACAATGTATAGGCATAGCCGCCATCGGGGGAAAACTGCGCTTGCCCATCATCATAAAACACCAAAGGTCCGGGCATTATGGCCGCCTCCAGCGTGGCTCTGTCCAGGCGCTGATCAGTCCCATGAACGGCCCAGTCCTGTGCCAAAGCTGGGGATGCTAAAACGGGGGTCGCGGCCAGCAAACTGGCCCAAATAAAATTTTTCATATCCCAGACATACCGCATCCGCGCGGTCTGACCTTTCACATTTGTGTCAGGCAGAATGATGCCGCCATTTAGGCCACCAATTGTTCGGCTTTTTTCAGATCCACAGACACCAATTGGCTGACACCCTGTTCGCCCATCGTCACCCCAAACAACCGGTCCATACGGCTCATGGTGACTGCGTGGTGGGTGATGATCAAAAACCGCGTATCGGTGCGCCGCGTCATTTCATCCAGCAGATCACAGAACCGCCCCACATTGGCGTCATCCAGCGGCGCGTCGACCTCATCCAGCACACAAATCGGCGCGGGATTGGCCAAAAACACCGCAAAGATCAGCGCCATCGCCGTCAGGGTCTGTTCCCCCCCCGACAACAGGCTCAAAGTGCTCAGTTTTTTGCCCGGTGGTTGGCACATGATTTCCAGCCCGGCTTCCAGCGGGTCATCGCTTTCGACCAGAACCAAGTTCGCCTCTCCGCCGCCAAACAGATGGGTGAACAGCACCGAAAAGCTGCGATTCACTTCTTCGAATGCGGTCAAAAGCCGTTCACGGCCTTCTTTGTTCAGGCCCGCAATCCCAGTGCGCAACGCTTTGATCGCCTCTTCCAGATCCAGCTTTTCTTTGACCAGCAAATCATGCTCATCCTGGACCTCTTTGGCGTCTTCTTCGGCGCGCAAATTCACCGCCCCCAACGCGTCGCGCTGCCGTTTCAACCGATTCACATCTGCCTCAATGGCCTCAGAGCTGGGCATTTTTTCGGGGTCAGCATCCAGACCTTCCAGCAAATCTTGGGGCGTGGTTTCCAGCGTTTCCATGATCCGTTCTGCGGCGGCATCCACGGTTTCACGCGCCCCGTCTGCGCGGGCTTCGGCGGCGGCGCGGGCTTCGCGGGCCTCAGATGCCTGACGCTCTGCCTCGCGTTCGGTCACGGTCATTTCGCGCAGATCAGTTTCCGCCTGTGCCAACTTATCCGCACTGGCCTTGCGCCGTGTTTCTGCCTCTTCGATCCCCGTGGCCAGCTCGGCGCGTTTGGCCGCAATTTCGCCCGGCGCTGCACTGGCCCCTTCTAATTCCGCTTCGTTTTCGGCTTTGCGATCCGCCAGTTCAGCGGTGCGTTTATTGGCGGTTTCCAATCGGTGACGCCAACCCGACACGTCTTTGGTGATCTGTTGGCTGCGTTTGGTGCGCGCATCGCCTTCGCGGCGCAATTCGTCATGGGCCGCACGGCGGGTCATCATGGTGATCCGCGCGGCTTCTACGGCCATTTTGACCTGTTCCACCTCGTCACGCGCATCATCCAGATCACCCAGCTGCGCCACCGCCGCTTCGGCTTCTTTCAACTGCACCCGCGCGGCGGATGCATCTTCTTCGTGGCGGCGCAACGTCAGGCCAAAGGTTTCCAACTTGCCTTCGGCCATGTTTTTATCAGCATCTGCACGGCTAAGCTCACGCGCGGCGTCGGCCATCAACCGATCCGCATCCCGTCGGGCTTGGCGCGCGGCTTGGTCGGCTTCGGTTAGGGCCGTCAGGCGGCGGGTCAGTTCGGAATGGGCCAATTTAGTGCCATCCGCGCGGGATTTGGCGTCTTCTAGGTCGCGTTTCAATTCCACCAACCGGTTCAATTGCTGCAATCGCAACGCTGCCGCAGATGGCGCATCCTCGGCCCCGGCGCGGAACCCGTCCCAGCGCCACAGATCGCCCTCTAGGCTGACCAAGCGCTGGCCGGGTTTCAGCGTGCCCTGTAATTGCGCGCCCTCAACCCGATTGACCAGCCCCACCTGCCCCATGCGGCGTTCCAGAACATCTGGAACCTTGACGAAATTGGTCATCGCCTGCACGCCATCTGGCAGGGGTTGTTGCGACAGATAGGTGGGCAACGCAACCCAGCCGGTCACCGCGTCCATATTGATTGCAGGGGCGCGCAGATCATCGGCCAAAGCCGCGCCCAGCGCCTTTTCATAGCCGCCCTCAACGGTCAGCTGATCCATGATCTGGCTGCCTTCGGGGGCGTCGCGATCCACCAGTTTGGCCAGCGCGTTCACCTCTGCCATCAAAGCGTTCGCCTCGCCCTCAGCCTCGGAGCGGGCCACGCGCGCATCGCTTTCGCGGCTTTGCGCTTCGGCGCGGGCGGCTTCGGTTTGCAGTAGTGTTTCTTCGGCGGCCGCCACGGTGGTGGCGGCGGCTTCGGATTTGGCTTGGGCGGCGTTCAGATCCTCGGCGGATTTGGCCAGCGCGGCCTTGGCTTCGGTGCTGGCAATGCGGGCGCGTTCGGCGTCGCTTTCGTTGCGGGTCAGTGTTTTCTGACTGTCATCCAACAGACGTTTGGCCGATTGGTGCCGCGCTGACAGACGTGCCATATCTTCGGTGCGCCGGGTCATGTCGCTTTCGCGTTCTTGCAGCAATTGCGCGGCGTCTTGGGCCTGTTTGTCGGCCTCACTTAGCTTTTCGTCGTGGCCTTCGCTGGCTTTGGCCAATTGATCGGCCTCCCAATCCAGCCGTTCAATCGTTTCGCCTGCATCTTTGTTCAGCCCGGCTTCGCGGTCGATGTCACGGGTCAATTGCGCAATGCGGGATGTCAGCGTTTCGATTGTATCTTGGGCGCGTTTTTCCTGATCCGCCAAGGTGTCACGCTGCACTTGCAAGCGTTGCAGCACTGCGGCGGCAATTGCTTCTTCTTCGCGCAACGGTGGCAGCACGTCTTCTTGGGCGGTGCGGGCTTTGCTGGCTTGACGCGCGGCCCCTTCGGCGGTGGCGGCCGCAACAGTGCGTTCCTTCAGATAGGCTTGGGCGGCGGCGCGGGCTTCGTCGGCTTCTTTCCATCGGCGATACAGCAGCAATCCTTCGGCCAGACGCAGATTGCCACCAATTTCGCGATACCGGGCGGCCTGTCGTGCCTGGCGGGCCAATTGCCCCAATTGCCCGGCCAGCTGTTCGATCACGTCATCGACACGGGTCAGGTTTTGCTCCGCGCCTTTTAGCTTCAGCTCTGCTTCGTGGCGACGTTGATACAGGCCTGAAATCCCGGCCGCCTCTTCTAGGATGCGACGGCGGGCTTTGGGTTTGGCGTTGATCAGTTCAGAAATCTGCCCCTGCCGCACCAAAGCCGGGGAATGCGCCCCGGTGGACGCATCCGCAAACAGCATCTGAACATCGCGCGCGCGTACATCTTTGGCCCCGACTTTGTAGGCGGACCCCACATCGCGGGTGATGCGGCGGGTGATTTCCAACAGGTCATTGTCGTTGAACCCTGCCGGGGCCAGCCGTTCGGTGTTGTCGATCTGCAAAACCACTTCGGCGAAATTGCGCGCGGGACGCGATGATGCGCCCGCAAAAATCACGTCTTCCATGCCGCCCCCGCGCATGGCGGTGGGGCGGTTTTCGCCCATCACCCAACGCAACGCTTCGAGCAGATTGGATTTGCCACAGCCATTTGGACCCACCACCCCGGTCAGACCATCGGTGATGATCAGATCGGTCGGATCGACAAAGCTTTTGAAGCCGTTGAGCCTGAGTTTGGTGAACCGCAATGGGGCCTCGTGTGATTCTGGTTGATCGTAAAAGTCTGATCAGGGCAGGCATCTGTGTCAATGAAAGACCCCCGTATCTGGGATAACCTGCCCACTTATCCACAAGATATTGCGGATAATCGCCGATATCCGCCCTCAAAATGCGACGTTATTGCCCCCCATCGCGTCGGAATCCGGCTTGACCCAAATGGGACGTTAACCCACAAAGGCCCGACATGGTTCCCGATGAGGGGTGCAAAGCACCTTGAGGGATCAAAAGGGAATATGGTGCGGACCGATCCAATCAGGAGGTTCAATGCCACAACCGCCCCCGCGACTGTAAGCGGTGCGCGTCCGTCATAGGCCACTGAGGAACACATCCTTGGGAAGGCGACGGAGGCCACGACCGCAAGTCAGGAGACCTGCCATGTGTAGACATAACCACCGTCGGGGATGACGGTAAAGGAGAGAGATATGCATATCGAACCTGGCGTCGTACACGGCGCCAAAATGGCACTGAGCGTCGCAACCGCAGCTGGCTCGGCCACAATCGCCGCAAAATTGATCTGGGACAGCCTGAAGGATAAGGGGCCGATTTCCCTGATCGCGCGCAGTGCCATCGCCACAATCTGTGTGTTCATTTTCTTCGAAGTGTTGCCCCATTTTGCGGTCGGTATTTCCGAAGTGCACTTTATTTTGGGCACCACATTGTTGCTGGTTCTGGGCACAGCCCCGGCTGCGATTGGTCTGGCCGCAGGTCTGGCGCTGCAGGGCATGCTATTTGCCCCATCTGATGTACCGATGTTTACAGTGAACGTCACAACATTGCTGATGCCGTTGTTTGCCATCCATTTTGTCGCCAAAAAAATCGTACCCTCTGACATGGCCTATGTTGATCTGTCTTATGGACAGGCGTTGAAACTATCAGCCGCCTATCAGGGTGGCGTGATCGCATGGGTCGCATTCTGGGCGATTTATGGTCAGGGTTTTGGCGCAGACAATCTGGCATCGGTTGCCTCTTTTGGCTTGGCCTATGCATCGGTTTTGTTGATCGAACCAATTGTCGATCTCGCGGTTTTGGCAGCCGCCAAAAAACTGAACAACATGAATGGATCCGGATTGGTTTCTACGCGTCTATATAACGCGGCCTAACCCTATCTGATCACGACATTCTTACGCCGGCGGCCCTTTTGTCGCCGGCTTTTTCTGATTTTAGAGGTCTGTCATGCCAGCCAAAATACCCGCCACTGTTGTCACCGGTTTCCTCGGAGCAGGGAAAACCACATTGATCCGCCATATGTTGCAAAACGCCAATGGCAAACGGATTGCGCTGATCATCAATGAATTTGGCGATCTGGGCGTGGATGGGGACATCCTAAAGGGGTGCGGGGACGAAACCTGCACCGAAGACGACATCATGGAATTGTCCAATGGGTGCATCTGTTGCACTGTCGCCGATGATTTTATCCCAACGATGGAAAAGCTGCTAGAGCGTGAAAACGCCCCCGATCATATCGTGATTGAAACATCCGGTCTGGCCCTGCCGCAACCGTTGGTGCGTGCGTTTAACTGGCCGGGTATTTCCACCAAGGTCACCGTGGACGGCGTGGTCACCGTGGTCGATGGCAAAGCCGTGCATGACGGACAATTCGCCCATAACATCGCCGCCGTGGACGCCCAGCGCGCTATGGATGAAAATCTGGATCATGAAACGCCGCTGTCTGAGTTGTTCGAAGATCAGATCGCCTGTGCGGACATGATTGTGGTCAACAAATCCGACCTGCTAGAGGCGGATCAGGCTGATGCGCTGACGTCCAAACTGAAAACCGACAGTCGCGATGGCGTGCAGGTGGTGCGCGCCACGATGGGCGCGCTGCCCGTCGACGTGTTGCTGGGCCAAGGCATCGGTGCCGAGGCGGACATGGATGCACGCGGCGAGGTGCATCACCACCACCATGATGGCCACCACGACGATCATCATGACGACCATCACCATGACGATCACGATGGCGATCATCACCACCACCATCATCACGACCACGATCATGACGCCTTTGAAAGCTTTGTTGTCACCTGCGGCGAAGTCACAGATGCGGCCGCATTTGCCCAGCAAGTGGCCGACGTGATCCGGGCCAATGACATCCTGCGCCTCAAAGGGTTCGCCGCTGTGGCGGGTAAACCGATGCGCCTGACCTTGCAGGCTGTTGGTCCACGAGTGGACACTTACTTCGATCAGCCCTTTGGCGATCAGCCCCGCGAAACGCGGCTGGTTGTGATCGGTCAGGCTGGGCTGGATCACGCCAAAATCACGCAGGCCCTACAAGCATGATTTTGATCGAGCCGGGAAATCCACGGGATCCGCAAACCACGGCGCTGCTGAAACAAAGCCACGCCTTGATGCAATCCCTGTTCCCGGCCGATGCTTGCCTGTTTCTGCCCATTGATGCGCTTTGTGCCGATCATATCCGGTTCTTTGTGGCGCGTCAGGGGCAGACGCAATTGGGCACTTGCGCGATTGCATTGAAAGATGGCTACGCAGAGGTGAAATCCATGTTCACCACGCCCGACGCCCGCGGCAAAGGTGTCGGCGCCGCCCTGATCCGCCAAATCGAAGACGCCGCCCGCGCTGAAAACATCACTATGTTGAAACTGGAAACCGGCACGGGGCTTGACGCCGCGCACCGGCTTTATGAACGTTTTGGGTTCACCTATTGTGATCCCTTTGGCGATTACGAAGCCAGCGAATTTTCCGTCTTTATGGAAAAAACACTGTGACCCCGCCCATTGCCTTAGGTGTCGGTTTTGTCCGACTTAGCAGATTGCGCGGCCTTCATCCGCGCCAGCAATTCGGCTTTGCTGTCTTGCTGACCAAACGGCTTTTTCTTGGACCCATGTGCGTTATGTTCTTGGTGTCTGGGGGTGTTTTTACCCATTTTCGGCGCTCCTGCGGCTTTGTAATCCATAATGTCGTCCTCTCACTTGGCGCCCCTCTAACACGCAAGGTTTCCTGATGCACCTGCTTGCTGCGACCCCCGGATCCATTGACGACGGCAAAGAACCGGTCGATTTGGGCCAAACCCCTGCGGATGTGGTGGTGATTTCAGCCGCCGATACGGAATTGGCGGCGCTGTCACAGGCCCATGCGAATCGCGGCGGGGATCAGACATTGCGATTGGCTTCGATGATGCATTTGATCCATCCGATGTCGGTGGATTTGCATCTGGACCAATGCGCCACCAAATCCCGGTTGGTTGTGGCGCGGGTTCTGGGCGGTGCGGGCTATTGGAAATACGGATTTGAACAATATGCTGCGTGCCTGCATGAGGCAGGCATTCCCTTTGCCGCCCTGCCCGGCGACGACAAACCCGACCCGGAACTGCGTGAATTTTCCACCGTTTCGGGCGCGGATTATGACGCGCTATGGTCCTATCTGGTCGAAGGCGGCCCACAAAATGCCCGCCATTTCCTAGATTACACCACCACCATGCTAGAGGGCGGCGAAACACCCCCGCCCGCCAAGCCGCTGCTGCGCGCTGGCATCTATTGGCCCGGCCCCGGTCTGGCCGACATCGCCACCGCGCAGGCTGATTGGACCAAAGACGCGCCCGTCGTGCCGATCATTTTCTACCGCGCCTTGGTGCAGGGTGCTGGGCTCAATCCGATGAACCGGTTGACCAAAACCCTGTTGCGCGCCGGGCTAAATCCGCTGCCGATCTTTGTCGCCTCTCTCAAAGATCCGGTCAGCCAAGCGACCTTGGACACCCTATTTCGCGCCGCGCCGCCCAGCGTGATCCTGAACTGCACATCCTTTGCGGTTGGGTCCCCCCATGCGGGCGATGACAGCCCCGTTAACCCCCTCACAACTGAGGCCGCCAACGCCGCGCCGGTGTTTCAGGTTGTGCTAGCCGCGTCATCAGAACAGGTTTGGGAAGAAGGCCTAAACGGTCTATCCGCGCGCGACATCGCCATGAACGTCGCCCTGCCCGAAGTGGACGGGCGCATTCTGACCCGCGCCATCAGTTTTAAGGGCGAGGCGTTTTTTGACGATGCCACCGAATGCCCGATTGCCACCTATCAAGCGCGCGGTGATCGCATCGATTTTGTCACCGACTTGGCCAAAAACTGGGCGCGTTTGCGTGACAACAACGTGGCCGACCGCAAAGCCGCACTGATCCTAGCCAATTACCCCAACAAAGACGGGCGTTTGGCCAATGGCGTTGGGCTGGATACCCCCGCAGGCACGGTGCATGTGCTGACCCTGATGCAACAGGCCGGTTACACGACCCAGCCCCCCGAAAATGCCCAGGCGTTGATGGATCAAATCATGGCCGGGCCAACCAATTGGCTGACGGATCGTGCGGATAAACAGGGCGGGGAAATCCTGCCAATGGATGTTTATAAAACACATTTTGACGCGCTGCCCTACGCGTCCAAACAGCAAATCATTGATCGTTGGGGCGCGCCCGAAACCGACCCGTTTTTTGCCCCCTCAGATGACACCAGCACCCCCGGCTTTGCCCTGTCCATTCACCGATTTGGCAATGCCGTTATCGGCCTGCAACCGGCGCGTGGCTATAACATCGATCCGACCGATACCTATCATTCGCCCGATCTGGTCCCGCCGCATAATTACCTCGCGTTTTATTTCTGGCTGCGTCACCACTGGGGTGCGGACGCGATTGTGCATATGGGCAAACACGGCAATCTGGAATGGTTGCCGGGCAAAGCCATCGCCCTGTCGCAAACCTGCTGGCCCGAAATCACGCAGGGCACAACGCCGCATATCTATCCGTTTATCGTCAATGATCCGGGCGAAGGCACCCAAGCCAAACGCCGCGCCAGCGCTGTGATTATCGACCACCTAACCCCGCCCCTGACCCGCGCCGAAAGCTATGGCCCGTTGCGTGATCTAGAGGCATTGGTAGACGAATATTACGAAGCCGCCGGCGTGGACCCACGCCGCATCACCCATCTGCGCCGCGAAATCCTATCCCTGTCTGATGTAACTGGATTGGCCGCAGATGTAGGGTTTGACGGCGATGAGGATGGCGATCTGGCCAAACTTGACGCCTATTTATGTGAACTAAAGGAAGCCCAAATTCGCGACGGTTTACACGTGTTCGGTCAAAGTCCAACGGACCAACAGGAACGCGATCTGGCGATTGCGCTGGCCCGTGTGCCGCGCGGCGATGGCACCGGGGCTGATGCGTCTTTGCTGCGGGCTTTGGCGCTGGATCTGGATCTGCAAATTGATCCGCTGGATTGTGATTTGGCCGCGCCTGCCGGGCACAAACCAGACCTGCTCGCCCCGCTGACACCACAGACGTGGCGCACCAATGGCGACAGCGTTGAACGGCTTGAACTTTTGTCCCAATCCCTATTGCGGGACGGGGGGTGGGGCGTCGCCCAAGCAGACCAACGCGCGACACCACCGGGTCCGGCCTCAACCGCAGTTCTGAAAGAAATCCAATCCAATATCCTGCCGATCCTGCAATCCTGCGGCCCCAACGAAGGCGCCGCTGTGCTGAATGCCCTATCAGGGCAGGCCACACCCGCGGGCCCCTCTGGCGCGCCGACACGTGGCCGTCTGGACGTGCTGCCCACCGGCAAAAACTTCTATTCTGTGGACAGTCGCGCCGTGCCGACACCAACCGCATGGGCGCTGGGATGGAAATCCGCCAATCTGCTGATCGAAAAGCACCTTCAGGATCATGGCGACTGGCCGCGCAGCCTGTTGCTGACCGCATGGGGCACGGCCAACATGCGCACGGGTGGTGATGACATCGCACAGGCCTTGGCCCTGATGGGGGTAAAGCCCAAATGGGACGCTGCCAATCGGCGCGTCACGGGCTTTGACATCTTACCGATCAACACGCTGGGCCGCCCGCGTGTCGATGTCACGTTGCGTGTCTCTGGCTTCTTTCGCGATGCGTTCCCGCAATTGATCGCCTTGGTGGATTCCGCCGCCCGCGCCATTCAGCAACTCGACGAAACCCCGGATCAAAACCCCGCCGCCGCCCGCGCCAAATCCGGCGAAGCGACATCGCGGGTTTATGGTTCAAAACCGGGCGCTTATGGGGCTGGGCTTCAGGCGTTGATCGATGAACGTATCTGGTCGCAAAAATCCGACTTTGGCGATGCCTATCTGGAATGGGGCAGCTATGCCTATGGCGCCGGTCAGGACGGGGCCGCGGATCGCGCCGGGCTGGAACAGCGATTGACCCAGGTTGATGCCATTGTGCAAAACCAGGACAACCGCGAACATGACGTTTTGGACAGCGACGATTATTACCAATTCGAAGGCGGGGCCGCCGCCGCCGTGGCCACATTGCAAGGCCAAGATCGTCCGATTTATCATAACGACCATTCGCGCCCAGAACGGCCCGTCATTCGCACGCTAGACGATGAAATCGCCCGCGTTGTCCGGTCTCGCGTGGTGAATCCAAAATGGATCGATGGCGTCAAACGCCATGGTTACAAAGGCGCATTCGAAATCGCCGCCACAGTGGATTATCTGTTTGCCTTTGCCGCCACCACCGGCACGGTGCGCAACCACCATTTCGACATGGTCGAAGCCGCCTTTCTTGAGGATGACGAAACCCGCGACTTTATCGGGGATCACAACGCACCTGCCCTGCGTGACATTGCACAGCGATTACAAGAAGCGATTGATCGCGACCTCTGGCAACCCAAGTCAAATTCGGCCCGCGCCCGGATTGCGGGTCTGTTGGACGGATAAGCCCCCAAACAGGCGCAAAGCGACGTTTGAGACGCTGCAAACCGTGTCAGACCCCACTTTGGGTTAATACATTTCGCTTTTGACATATGTCAAAGCACTACCTTTCGATAACACATAACACTTTCCTAATGTTTTAATTTCGGCCCCCCGGCCAAAGGAGAGAGCCATGCAAACCCAAACCCGCCCGGCGGACACATATTCGCCGCTATATTTCCTCGCCTCGCTCGGCGCAGGTGGCCTGTCGGTCACGTTTTTCATGTATCTGATGTTCTGGGTGCCCCATCCCGGCAAACCCGTCCCCGTTTTCGAAGATATCATGGCCGCGTGGTCCACCGGTGCGCCCTTGATGCAATTGTCGATCGCGATCGCCGGTTTGGGCATTGCGGCGATGGCCTTTTTGAACCTGAAAATGCTGTTCTGGAACCTTGGCGCCTATGCCAAATGGTCAAAAACGGATGCCTATTCCAAACTGCGTCAAACCAATGGTGAAACCACGTTGCTGGCCATGCCGCTGGCCTTGGCCATGTCGGTCAATGGCCTGTTTATCGTCGGTCTGGTTTTTGTGCCCGGCCTGTGGTCCATCGTCGAATACCTGTTTCCGGCGGCCATGATCGCGTTTCTGACCATTGGCTATCTGGCCTTTCGAATGATTGGCCATTTTTTAGGGCGGGTGCTGGCCCAAGGTGGCGTGTTTGACGTCACTGCGCACAATTCCTTTGCCCAGCTTTTGCCCGCCTTTGCCCTGTCCATGGTGGCCGTTGGTCTGTCCGCCCCGGCCGCCATGTCAGGCAACGCAACCGTTGTTGGGGTGTCGCTGATCCTGTCGACGTTCTTTGGCACCATCGCGCTGCTTTATACGGTGGTTGCAGGCATCACCGCGTTCAGTTCGATGCTGCAACACGGCACCGCCAAAGAGGCAGGCCCAACCCTGATGGTGATCATCCCGATCCTGACCATCCTTGGCATCATGTTTCTGCGTCAAAATCACGGGCTGCACACAACGTTTGAGGCCCATTCA carries:
- the smc gene encoding chromosome segregation protein SMC, with the protein product MRFTKLRLNGFKSFVDPTDLIITDGLTGVVGPNGCGKSNLLEALRWVMGENRPTAMRGGGMEDVIFAGASSRPARNFAEVVLQIDNTERLAPAGFNDNDLLEITRRITRDVGSAYKVGAKDVRARDVQMLFADASTGAHSPALVRQGQISELINAKPKARRRILEEAAGISGLYQRRHEAELKLKGAEQNLTRVDDVIEQLAGQLGQLARQARQAARYREIGGNLRLAEGLLLYRRWKEADEARAAAQAYLKERTVAAATAEGAARQASKARTAQEDVLPPLREEEAIAAAVLQRLQVQRDTLADQEKRAQDTIETLTSRIAQLTRDIDREAGLNKDAGETIERLDWEADQLAKASEGHDEKLSEADKQAQDAAQLLQERESDMTRRTEDMARLSARHQSAKRLLDDSQKTLTRNESDAERARIASTEAKAALAKSAEDLNAAQAKSEAAATTVAAAEETLLQTEAARAEAQSRESDARVARSEAEGEANALMAEVNALAKLVDRDAPEGSQIMDQLTVEGGYEKALGAALADDLRAPAINMDAVTGWVALPTYLSQQPLPDGVQAMTNFVKVPDVLERRMGQVGLVNRVEGAQLQGTLKPGQRLVSLEGDLWRWDGFRAGAEDAPSAAALRLQQLNRLVELKRDLEDAKSRADGTKLAHSELTRRLTALTEADQAARQARRDADRLMADAARELSRADADKNMAEGKLETFGLTLRRHEEDASAARVQLKEAEAAVAQLGDLDDARDEVEQVKMAVEAARITMMTRRAAHDELRREGDARTKRSQQITKDVSGWRHRLETANKRTAELADRKAENEAELEGASAAPGEIAAKRAELATGIEEAETRRKASADKLAQAETDLREMTVTEREAERQASEAREARAAAEARADGARETVDAAAERIMETLETTPQDLLEGLDADPEKMPSSEAIEADVNRLKRQRDALGAVNLRAEEDAKEVQDEHDLLVKEKLDLEEAIKALRTGIAGLNKEGRERLLTAFEEVNRSFSVLFTHLFGGGEANLVLVESDDPLEAGLEIMCQPPGKKLSTLSLLSGGEQTLTAMALIFAVFLANPAPICVLDEVDAPLDDANVGRFCDLLDEMTRRTDTRFLIITHHAVTMSRMDRLFGVTMGEQGVSQLVSVDLKKAEQLVA
- a CDS encoding energy-coupling factor ABC transporter permease — encoded protein: MHIEPGVVHGAKMALSVATAAGSATIAAKLIWDSLKDKGPISLIARSAIATICVFIFFEVLPHFAVGISEVHFILGTTLLLVLGTAPAAIGLAAGLALQGMLFAPSDVPMFTVNVTTLLMPLFAIHFVAKKIVPSDMAYVDLSYGQALKLSAAYQGGVIAWVAFWAIYGQGFGADNLASVASFGLAYASVLLIEPIVDLAVLAAAKKLNNMNGSGLVSTRLYNAA
- the cobW gene encoding cobalamin biosynthesis protein CobW, which encodes MPAKIPATVVTGFLGAGKTTLIRHMLQNANGKRIALIINEFGDLGVDGDILKGCGDETCTEDDIMELSNGCICCTVADDFIPTMEKLLERENAPDHIVIETSGLALPQPLVRAFNWPGISTKVTVDGVVTVVDGKAVHDGQFAHNIAAVDAQRAMDENLDHETPLSELFEDQIACADMIVVNKSDLLEADQADALTSKLKTDSRDGVQVVRATMGALPVDVLLGQGIGAEADMDARGEVHHHHHDGHHDDHHDDHHHDDHDGDHHHHHHHDHDHDAFESFVVTCGEVTDAAAFAQQVADVIRANDILRLKGFAAVAGKPMRLTLQAVGPRVDTYFDQPFGDQPRETRLVVIGQAGLDHAKITQALQA
- a CDS encoding GNAT family N-acetyltransferase, which gives rise to MILIEPGNPRDPQTTALLKQSHALMQSLFPADACLFLPIDALCADHIRFFVARQGQTQLGTCAIALKDGYAEVKSMFTTPDARGKGVGAALIRQIEDAARAENITMLKLETGTGLDAAHRLYERFGFTYCDPFGDYEASEFSVFMEKTL
- the cobN gene encoding cobaltochelatase subunit CobN, whose product is MHLLAATPGSIDDGKEPVDLGQTPADVVVISAADTELAALSQAHANRGGDQTLRLASMMHLIHPMSVDLHLDQCATKSRLVVARVLGGAGYWKYGFEQYAACLHEAGIPFAALPGDDKPDPELREFSTVSGADYDALWSYLVEGGPQNARHFLDYTTTMLEGGETPPPAKPLLRAGIYWPGPGLADIATAQADWTKDAPVVPIIFYRALVQGAGLNPMNRLTKTLLRAGLNPLPIFVASLKDPVSQATLDTLFRAAPPSVILNCTSFAVGSPHAGDDSPVNPLTTEAANAAPVFQVVLAASSEQVWEEGLNGLSARDIAMNVALPEVDGRILTRAISFKGEAFFDDATECPIATYQARGDRIDFVTDLAKNWARLRDNNVADRKAALILANYPNKDGRLANGVGLDTPAGTVHVLTLMQQAGYTTQPPENAQALMDQIMAGPTNWLTDRADKQGGEILPMDVYKTHFDALPYASKQQIIDRWGAPETDPFFAPSDDTSTPGFALSIHRFGNAVIGLQPARGYNIDPTDTYHSPDLVPPHNYLAFYFWLRHHWGADAIVHMGKHGNLEWLPGKAIALSQTCWPEITQGTTPHIYPFIVNDPGEGTQAKRRASAVIIDHLTPPLTRAESYGPLRDLEALVDEYYEAAGVDPRRITHLRREILSLSDVTGLAADVGFDGDEDGDLAKLDAYLCELKEAQIRDGLHVFGQSPTDQQERDLAIALARVPRGDGTGADASLLRALALDLDLQIDPLDCDLAAPAGHKPDLLAPLTPQTWRTNGDSVERLELLSQSLLRDGGWGVAQADQRATPPGPASTAVLKEIQSNILPILQSCGPNEGAAVLNALSGQATPAGPSGAPTRGRLDVLPTGKNFYSVDSRAVPTPTAWALGWKSANLLIEKHLQDHGDWPRSLLLTAWGTANMRTGGDDIAQALALMGVKPKWDAANRRVTGFDILPINTLGRPRVDVTLRVSGFFRDAFPQLIALVDSAARAIQQLDETPDQNPAAARAKSGEATSRVYGSKPGAYGAGLQALIDERIWSQKSDFGDAYLEWGSYAYGAGQDGAADRAGLEQRLTQVDAIVQNQDNREHDVLDSDDYYQFEGGAAAAVATLQGQDRPIYHNDHSRPERPVIRTLDDEIARVVRSRVVNPKWIDGVKRHGYKGAFEIAATVDYLFAFAATTGTVRNHHFDMVEAAFLEDDETRDFIGDHNAPALRDIAQRLQEAIDRDLWQPKSNSARARIAGLLDG